One Caldalkalibacillus uzonensis DNA segment encodes these proteins:
- a CDS encoding AAA family ATPase yields MRPVSLTVQGLHSFREAQEVDFSRLCEGGVFGIFGPTGSGKSSLLDAMTLALYGKVERAANNTQGIINHAEDQLAVSFTFELNNAQGSKRYRVERSFKRSGEVTVKTVTCRLLDVSHEPVVLADKTSEVNRRIDELLGLSSEDFTRAVVLPQGKFAEFLSLKGAERRQMLQRLFNLEKYGDQLRHTLNQRLQEVKHELNEVQAEQAGLGDASQEALQAAGQKVKSCEQMLQQAEEERARAEQDHGTKQKIWERQQQKKELEQELYKLNEQHATIQRLEEELKRAEQAQALLPYVAEYETSRQAVQEWQQKHQQAEQALNKAKAAYGQSKYAYEQAQHKRRAEEPQLTVRLEQLKQAKEMEQRLSALNKEEQQLKEELNQLDKERKQTAAQLEKEKELKKRGEERQQELRAQLAKCQVSAELKERVYQAYQGMREISHLQQAARELLSEQEEKEKSLSQARQQASDLDQQVQQEAKRLGQLFQATQQLCDEVCEQEKRIEQLSGILERNIETKQEALEREKVAHLARQLAQDLEEGKPCPVCGSTHHPAPLEKQEDGEEDLARELKRLTEWQHEASAARSQLHPLQWRLEQMAEQIVELMPDNERLLGRAHDQLHAGQEGQNEIAAASTPSAASMNDLEQVYRQMQEHVSALGVQVEQHEQLVKQVVKAWRESKQACDKQRQSLQAKEEEHKHLAQKLKQMTDRLTEATRRWQERYPGFSLETIEAEQQRVSQLEKEAEDLRQRLEKSVPFLEEKEQNINLLSQNLNRLDVKLAELQSKLTSKSETIQDLQAQLKWITNGRDVQPLMDEVDQQLLRLVHEEQQTRSVYEQAQQAWQEAEKQLATANQALETAQERWHKAEAVWQEKQAQSCFENLAAVQEAVLPEQELSAYKQTIEDHYDTKKQLVASIQKLEQQLDGRSLSEEEWQAAIRRLNEAKQKVDEAREARGAALEMLNELQKKHARYKELQKREQELTVLGEQYDKLQSVLRGNAFVEYLAEEQLIQVSRDASERLKNLTRGRYAIEVDSAGGFVIRDDANGGVKRPVSSLSGGETFLTSLALALSLSASIQLRGQYPLQFFFLDEGFGTLDQELLDTVVSALEKLHSAQMSVGVISHVPELRARLPRKLIVEPAEPSGRGSRVRLETF; encoded by the coding sequence ATGAGACCCGTGTCCTTAACAGTGCAGGGGTTACACAGCTTTCGGGAAGCACAGGAAGTGGATTTCTCCCGGCTGTGTGAAGGCGGCGTGTTTGGCATTTTTGGTCCGACAGGGAGCGGCAAGTCGTCCCTGTTGGATGCCATGACGCTGGCTTTATACGGCAAAGTAGAGCGGGCAGCGAACAATACACAGGGGATCATCAACCATGCTGAAGATCAACTGGCTGTTTCCTTTACCTTTGAGCTCAACAACGCCCAGGGGTCCAAGCGCTACAGGGTGGAGCGCAGTTTTAAGCGCAGCGGGGAGGTTACGGTCAAGACAGTGACTTGCCGGCTGCTCGACGTCAGTCATGAACCGGTCGTCCTGGCTGATAAAACGAGTGAGGTCAACCGCAGAATCGATGAACTGTTAGGGTTGTCCAGCGAAGACTTTACCCGGGCTGTGGTGTTGCCCCAGGGGAAATTTGCCGAATTCCTCTCCCTCAAAGGGGCGGAGCGGCGGCAAATGTTGCAACGCTTGTTTAACCTGGAGAAATATGGGGACCAGCTGCGGCACACTCTGAATCAGCGCTTGCAGGAGGTCAAACATGAACTGAACGAAGTGCAGGCTGAGCAGGCGGGACTGGGAGATGCCTCCCAGGAGGCTTTGCAAGCTGCTGGGCAAAAGGTAAAGTCCTGTGAACAGATGTTGCAGCAGGCTGAAGAAGAACGGGCTAGGGCGGAACAAGACCATGGGACCAAGCAAAAAATTTGGGAGAGGCAGCAGCAAAAAAAGGAGCTGGAGCAAGAACTGTACAAGCTGAATGAGCAACACGCCACCATCCAGCGGCTGGAGGAAGAACTGAAACGGGCTGAACAAGCCCAAGCCCTGCTCCCCTATGTGGCAGAATATGAAACAAGCAGGCAAGCGGTACAGGAATGGCAACAGAAGCACCAGCAAGCTGAACAGGCACTGAACAAGGCCAAAGCGGCTTACGGGCAGTCTAAATACGCTTATGAACAAGCACAGCACAAAAGAAGAGCGGAAGAACCACAATTAACGGTGCGTCTGGAGCAATTGAAGCAGGCCAAAGAAATGGAACAGCGCTTGTCTGCCTTGAACAAGGAAGAGCAGCAGCTGAAAGAGGAGCTGAACCAGCTTGATAAAGAGCGGAAGCAAACCGCTGCTCAGTTGGAAAAGGAAAAAGAACTGAAGAAGCGGGGAGAAGAGCGGCAGCAAGAGCTGAGAGCACAGCTGGCTAAATGCCAAGTTTCGGCTGAGCTCAAAGAAAGAGTGTATCAGGCCTATCAAGGGATGCGGGAGATTAGCCATCTGCAGCAGGCCGCTCGTGAACTGCTCAGTGAACAGGAGGAAAAGGAGAAAAGCTTAAGCCAAGCACGTCAACAGGCCAGCGATCTGGATCAACAAGTGCAGCAAGAGGCCAAGCGGCTGGGGCAACTGTTTCAGGCCACGCAGCAGTTATGCGATGAAGTGTGTGAACAAGAAAAACGGATAGAGCAGCTGTCTGGTATCCTAGAGCGGAACATAGAGACCAAACAAGAAGCGCTAGAAAGGGAAAAAGTGGCCCATCTGGCCCGGCAGCTGGCTCAAGATCTGGAGGAAGGAAAACCTTGTCCTGTTTGTGGATCAACCCACCATCCAGCCCCTCTGGAGAAGCAGGAAGATGGAGAAGAAGATCTGGCCAGGGAGCTGAAACGCCTGACCGAATGGCAGCACGAGGCCAGCGCAGCCCGAAGCCAGCTCCACCCTCTGCAATGGAGACTGGAGCAAATGGCCGAACAGATAGTGGAACTCATGCCGGATAACGAAAGGTTATTAGGCAGGGCACACGACCAGCTTCATGCAGGGCAGGAAGGGCAAAACGAGATTGCGGCTGCTTCCACTCCATCAGCTGCTTCAATGAATGATTTGGAGCAGGTTTACCGGCAAATGCAGGAACACGTTTCTGCCTTAGGAGTTCAAGTGGAACAACATGAGCAGCTCGTCAAACAGGTGGTCAAAGCATGGAGGGAGAGCAAACAGGCATGTGACAAACAGCGTCAGTCCCTGCAAGCCAAAGAAGAGGAACACAAGCATCTTGCTCAGAAGTTAAAACAGATGACGGATCGTCTGACAGAAGCAACCCGCCGCTGGCAAGAGCGTTATCCAGGATTTTCATTAGAGACCATCGAAGCTGAACAACAGCGAGTCAGCCAATTGGAGAAAGAGGCAGAGGACTTGCGCCAACGTCTGGAGAAAAGTGTGCCGTTCTTGGAAGAAAAAGAGCAAAATATTAACTTGCTGTCCCAAAATCTCAACCGGCTGGATGTCAAGCTGGCAGAGCTTCAGTCAAAGCTGACAAGTAAAAGCGAAACTATACAAGATCTTCAAGCTCAGCTGAAGTGGATCACCAACGGACGTGATGTCCAGCCATTGATGGACGAAGTGGATCAGCAACTACTACGCTTGGTCCACGAGGAACAACAGACTCGATCGGTATATGAACAAGCCCAGCAAGCGTGGCAGGAAGCTGAGAAGCAACTGGCCACTGCTAATCAGGCTTTGGAAACGGCCCAAGAAAGGTGGCACAAGGCCGAAGCTGTATGGCAGGAAAAACAAGCCCAATCTTGCTTTGAAAATCTTGCTGCTGTGCAGGAAGCGGTTTTGCCAGAGCAAGAGCTAAGTGCTTATAAGCAAACGATTGAGGACCATTATGATACCAAAAAGCAGCTCGTTGCTTCAATTCAAAAACTGGAACAGCAACTGGACGGACGGAGCTTGAGTGAAGAAGAATGGCAAGCTGCCATTCGCAGGTTAAATGAGGCTAAACAGAAGGTCGATGAGGCCCGTGAAGCCAGAGGAGCGGCCCTGGAGATGCTGAACGAGTTACAGAAAAAACATGCGCGCTATAAAGAGCTTCAGAAGAGAGAACAAGAACTGACTGTCCTTGGTGAACAATACGACAAGCTGCAGTCGGTGCTGCGGGGCAATGCCTTCGTGGAATACCTGGCCGAAGAACAGCTGATACAGGTCAGCCGGGATGCCTCGGAACGGCTGAAGAACTTGACGCGGGGACGGTATGCCATTGAAGTCGATTCCGCAGGCGGATTCGTTATTCGGGATGATGCCAACGGAGGCGTGAAGCGGCCTGTGTCCAGTTTATCCGGGGGAGAGACGTTCCTTACTTCTCTGGCCCTTGCTTTGTCCCTGTCAGCATCCATTCAATTGCGCGGACAGTACCCCTTGCAGTTTTTCTTCCTGGATGAAGGATTTGGCACCCTGGACCAGGAGCTGTTGGATACCGTGGTGTCTGCCTTGGAAAAACTGCATTCTGCCCAAATGTCCGTCGGAGTGATCAGCCATGTGCCTGAACTAAGGGCCCGTTTGCCCCGCAAACTGATTGTTGAGCCGGCCGAACCCAGCGGCCGGGGCAGCCGCGTGCGCTTGGAGACGTTTTAA
- a CDS encoding exonuclease SbcCD subunit D: MRILHTADWHLGRTLEGRSRLEEQAQFLDELYEIVLDEKIDVILMAGDVFDTVNPPAAAEQLFYESIARLADKGRRPVVVIAGNHDHPDRLSAAVSLAREHGITIVGYPTEDVLHISVPQAGEVLRLAALAYPSESRLNELLADKLGETLLRDEYDLRIRRVFETMARHFTAGTVNIAMSHLYVAGGSSTESERPIEVGGAYTVRTTSLPASAQYIALGHLHRPQDVKKAEAPARYSGSPLAFSFSEAGYAKSVTVVDVRPGEEARISEIHLSSGKPLVRWKAEDGLDEVYRWIDEGRDQHAWIDLEVHVQHALSLEEIHRLRKLHPGFIHIRPVFPEQEQDSGYKRETQLPIEEQFKRFYKRQTGGAEPEEALVRLFLELVNEQKEETET, encoded by the coding sequence GTGCGCATCTTGCATACGGCCGACTGGCATCTGGGACGCACATTGGAGGGGCGCAGCCGGTTGGAGGAACAGGCACAGTTTTTAGACGAATTGTATGAGATTGTGCTTGATGAAAAAATTGATGTGATCCTGATGGCCGGGGATGTGTTTGATACCGTTAACCCGCCTGCTGCGGCAGAGCAATTGTTTTACGAAAGTATAGCGCGCCTGGCAGATAAAGGGCGCCGTCCTGTGGTGGTGATCGCTGGCAACCATGATCACCCTGACCGGTTATCTGCGGCGGTATCCTTAGCCAGGGAGCATGGGATAACCATTGTCGGCTATCCAACGGAAGACGTACTGCATATTTCCGTCCCGCAGGCAGGAGAAGTGCTGCGCCTGGCAGCTTTGGCTTATCCCTCTGAATCCCGCCTCAATGAATTGCTGGCTGATAAGTTGGGTGAAACCCTGTTGCGGGATGAGTATGACCTGCGTATCCGCCGGGTGTTTGAAACCATGGCCCGCCACTTTACAGCCGGTACAGTGAACATAGCCATGAGCCATTTGTATGTGGCTGGAGGCAGCTCCACGGAATCGGAACGGCCGATCGAAGTGGGTGGGGCCTATACAGTAAGGACCACCAGCTTACCTGCTAGCGCGCAATACATTGCCCTGGGTCATTTGCACCGGCCTCAAGATGTGAAGAAAGCTGAGGCTCCGGCCCGTTATTCCGGATCTCCCTTGGCCTTCAGTTTTTCCGAAGCAGGGTACGCCAAATCCGTGACGGTGGTGGATGTACGTCCGGGAGAAGAAGCACGGATCAGTGAAATACACCTTTCCAGCGGCAAACCCCTGGTGCGCTGGAAGGCGGAAGACGGGTTGGATGAGGTGTACCGCTGGATTGATGAAGGGCGGGACCAGCATGCCTGGATTGACCTGGAAGTTCATGTGCAGCATGCCCTGTCGCTGGAAGAGATTCACCGTTTAAGGAAGCTCCATCCCGGTTTTATCCATATCCGCCCCGTCTTTCCGGAACAGGAGCAAGACAGTGGATATAAACGTGAAACCCAGCTGCCTATTGAAGAACAGTTTAAACGTTTCTATAAGCGGCAAACCGGCGGGGCCGAACCGGAAGAGGCCTTGGTGCGTTTATTTCTGGAGCTGGTCAATGAACAGAAGGAGGAGACAGAAACATGA
- the addA gene encoding helicase-exonuclease AddAB subunit AddA: MKVKAKPEGSQWTDEQWQAIAGGGNNMLVAAAAGSGKTAVLVERIIQKITDPDDPIDVDRLLIVTFTNAAASEMRKRIGEAIEKELSKRPASLHLRRQLSLLNRAMISTLHSFCLNVVRKHYYKLEIDPQFRIADETEAELLREEVLEELLEEEYGKQDNADFYALVDRYTSDRGDTELSALISKVYDFSRSHPDPDDWLEQMAASYEVDPDTPIDDLPWTSVLLQAVKLQLNGCRSVLEQALDWANAPGGPAPYGETLADDLMRIQALLHKQSWEEMYSAFVQFSFGKLKPVRGKDVDKSIQDKVKAARDEVKKQVEKLQELFSRPPQALVHDVREMAPLVRTLVRLVRAFGERYWEVKKARGLVDFNDLEHLALHILSDKGGQPSGLPSGQVSPSEVALDFQQQFVEVLVDEYQDTNLVQETILQLVSRENNLFMVGDVKQSIYRFRLAEPGLFLHKYQCFTRTGEGPGLCIDLARNFRSRREVLDATNYIFRQIMDESIGEIAYDHQAELKLGAAYPDYEDTAAELLVINRGEPVNVHPATGADEEEEGNREREAEEELESAQLEARLIARKIKDLIGKLHQVLDKETGVLRNITYRDIVILMRSMPWAPTIMEELKQQGIPVYAELSSGYFEAVEVSTMLSLLKVIDNPDQDIPLAAVLRSPIVGLSENELAKIRLQVKQGSYFTALKTACRTLAAEPLGKKVKQFYDQLQKWRIRARQGALSELIWQLYRETGYYDFVGGMPGGKQRQANLRALYDRARIYESTSFRGLFRFLRFIERIQDRGDDLGTARALGEQEDVVRLMTIHKSKGLEFPVVFVAGLGKAFNMQDLRGNVLLHKELGFGSRFIDPEQRITYPTLPQLALKQRLHLEAIAEEMRVLYVALTRAKEKLYLIGTVRDGEKALERWQTALAHREWLLPDHDRARATCYLDWIGPAVIRHREAKDWHHSGQPPRSTEVAQDPSRWKVTFVERAHFNEVDQEREIREEAYWQALEQGLPVPSSSPFQEKVKQQLTWRYPHQAASTHRSKQSVTEIKREWMAPDAYTDTQYIRTFRSSLAERPRFVQEQKLSAAEKGTAMHLVMQHVPLSAPVTEECVQDLVVRMVEQELLTEEQAEAIDIPAIVRFFESEVGQRLLSAPFVRREVPFSYGLPAHQAYRDWEGPRDTDEEEVVLIQGVIDCLFRDEQGLVLLDYKTDAISGRFPGGFEEAKPVLLERYQVQLELYTRAVEEIWQEHVTEKYLYFFDGGQWLAVP, translated from the coding sequence CGACAGCTGTCCCTGTTGAACAGGGCTATGATTTCCACCTTGCACTCCTTCTGTCTCAATGTGGTGCGCAAACATTATTACAAGCTGGAAATCGATCCTCAGTTTCGCATCGCCGATGAGACGGAGGCGGAGCTTTTGCGGGAAGAAGTGTTGGAGGAACTGTTGGAAGAGGAATACGGCAAGCAGGATAACGCCGACTTTTACGCCTTGGTAGACCGTTATACGTCCGACCGGGGGGATACAGAACTCTCGGCTCTGATCAGCAAGGTGTATGATTTTTCACGTTCCCATCCTGATCCTGACGACTGGCTGGAACAGATGGCTGCCAGCTACGAGGTAGATCCGGATACACCGATAGATGACTTGCCTTGGACCAGTGTTTTGCTGCAAGCCGTGAAGTTGCAGCTGAATGGCTGCCGGTCTGTGCTGGAACAAGCCTTGGATTGGGCGAACGCCCCGGGAGGCCCGGCCCCTTATGGAGAAACACTGGCTGATGATTTGATGAGAATTCAGGCGCTGCTGCACAAACAGTCCTGGGAGGAGATGTATAGCGCTTTTGTACAGTTCAGCTTCGGCAAGCTGAAACCGGTGCGGGGGAAAGATGTGGATAAAAGTATCCAGGACAAGGTGAAAGCAGCAAGGGATGAGGTGAAAAAGCAGGTTGAGAAGCTGCAAGAGCTGTTCAGCCGCCCACCCCAAGCGCTGGTGCATGATGTGCGGGAGATGGCTCCCCTGGTGCGCACACTGGTGCGTCTTGTCCGCGCTTTCGGAGAGCGTTACTGGGAAGTGAAAAAAGCCCGTGGGCTGGTCGATTTTAATGACCTGGAGCATCTTGCTTTGCACATTTTAAGCGACAAAGGGGGCCAGCCCAGCGGGCTTCCATCCGGTCAAGTATCCCCCTCGGAGGTAGCGCTGGATTTTCAGCAGCAGTTTGTTGAAGTGCTGGTGGATGAATACCAGGATACCAATCTGGTACAAGAAACCATTTTGCAACTGGTGAGTAGAGAAAACAATTTGTTTATGGTGGGCGATGTGAAGCAGAGTATTTACCGTTTCCGGCTGGCGGAGCCTGGCTTGTTTTTACACAAATATCAATGCTTTACCCGCACAGGGGAGGGGCCTGGTCTGTGCATTGACCTGGCGCGCAATTTTCGCAGCCGGAGAGAGGTACTGGATGCGACCAATTATATTTTCCGCCAAATCATGGATGAAAGCATCGGTGAGATAGCCTACGACCATCAGGCAGAGCTGAAGCTGGGGGCCGCCTATCCGGACTATGAGGACACGGCCGCTGAATTATTGGTCATTAACCGGGGAGAACCTGTTAACGTGCATCCTGCCACAGGGGCGGATGAGGAGGAAGAAGGGAATCGGGAGAGAGAAGCGGAAGAGGAACTGGAGAGTGCCCAGCTGGAAGCCCGGCTCATAGCACGCAAAATTAAGGATTTAATTGGGAAGCTCCACCAGGTGTTGGATAAGGAGACAGGCGTTTTGCGCAACATCACCTACCGTGATATCGTCATTCTGATGCGCTCCATGCCTTGGGCGCCCACCATCATGGAAGAGTTGAAACAGCAAGGCATTCCGGTCTATGCCGAGCTGTCCAGCGGTTATTTTGAAGCAGTGGAAGTCTCCACCATGCTCTCCTTGCTCAAAGTGATCGATAACCCTGACCAAGATATCCCCTTGGCAGCCGTACTCCGTTCTCCCATTGTCGGGCTTTCAGAAAATGAACTGGCCAAGATCCGCTTACAAGTTAAACAGGGCAGTTACTTTACCGCACTGAAAACAGCCTGCCGGACACTTGCCGCTGAACCATTGGGCAAGAAAGTGAAGCAGTTCTATGACCAGTTGCAAAAGTGGCGTATCCGGGCCAGGCAAGGTGCCCTGTCCGAGTTAATCTGGCAGCTGTACAGAGAAACAGGATACTACGACTTTGTAGGGGGCATGCCCGGCGGCAAACAGCGGCAGGCCAATTTAAGGGCGTTGTATGACCGGGCCCGAATCTATGAAAGCACTTCGTTTCGGGGGTTGTTCCGTTTTCTGCGTTTTATTGAACGGATTCAGGACCGGGGAGACGATCTGGGTACGGCCCGCGCCTTGGGTGAACAGGAAGATGTGGTGCGCCTGATGACCATCCACAAAAGTAAAGGACTTGAATTTCCGGTGGTGTTTGTAGCCGGTCTGGGCAAAGCATTCAATATGCAGGACTTGCGGGGGAACGTCCTGTTGCACAAGGAATTAGGCTTCGGCTCCCGGTTTATTGATCCCGAGCAGCGGATCACTTATCCCACCTTGCCCCAGTTGGCCTTGAAACAGCGGTTGCATCTGGAAGCGATCGCCGAAGAAATGCGTGTCCTCTATGTGGCCTTAACACGGGCGAAAGAGAAACTGTATTTGATCGGAACTGTAAGGGACGGTGAAAAGGCCCTGGAGCGCTGGCAGACTGCCTTAGCGCACAGGGAGTGGCTGCTGCCAGATCATGACCGGGCCCGGGCCACATGTTACCTGGACTGGATCGGACCGGCCGTCATCCGGCACCGGGAAGCAAAGGATTGGCATCACTCCGGACAACCTCCCAGATCAACAGAGGTGGCTCAGGACCCCTCCAGATGGAAAGTGACCTTTGTGGAACGTGCCCATTTTAACGAGGTAGATCAGGAGCGGGAGATCAGGGAAGAAGCCTATTGGCAGGCCTTGGAGCAGGGCCTGCCGGTCCCAAGCAGCAGTCCTTTCCAGGAGAAGGTAAAGCAGCAGCTCACCTGGCGGTACCCTCACCAGGCGGCCTCGACCCATCGCTCCAAACAGTCGGTGACGGAAATCAAGCGGGAGTGGATGGCACCTGATGCTTACACCGATACCCAATATATCCGCACCTTCCGTTCCTCTCTCGCCGAGCGGCCCCGCTTTGTGCAGGAACAGAAACTGTCAGCAGCGGAGAAAGGAACGGCCATGCATCTGGTCATGCAACATGTGCCCCTGTCAGCTCCTGTGACGGAGGAGTGTGTGCAAGATTTAGTGGTACGCATGGTGGAACAGGAGCTATTAACCGAGGAACAGGCAGAGGCGATTGACATTCCCGCTATAGTCCGCTTTTTTGAAAGTGAAGTCGGCCAGCGGCTGTTGTCCGCCCCCTTTGTGCGCCGGGAAGTCCCTTTCAGCTATGGTTTGCCCGCCCACCAGGCTTACCGGGACTGGGAGGGGCCCCGGGATACGGATGAAGAAGAAGTGGTGCTCATCCAAGGGGTGATTGACTGTTTGTTCCGTGATGAACAGGGACTGGTTCTCTTGGATTACAAAACCGATGCGATTAGCGGACGCTTCCCAGGAGGATTTGAGGAGGCCAAGCCGGTGCTGTTGGAGCGGTACCAAGTCCAGCTTGAGTTGTATACCCGTGCTGTGGAAGAGATCTGGCAGGAGCACGTGACCGAAAAATATTTGTATTTCTTTGATGGCGGCCAGTGGCTGGCTGTGCCGTAA